A stretch of Dama dama isolate Ldn47 chromosome 22, ASM3311817v1, whole genome shotgun sequence DNA encodes these proteins:
- the LOC133043147 gene encoding olfactory receptor 6C1 — protein sequence MRNHTERIEFILLGLSDDPQVQVVIFVFLLITYTLSITGNLTIITLTLLDAHLQTPMYFFLRNFSILEVSFTTVSIPKFLATIITGDKTISFNDCIAQLFFFILLGVTEFYLLAAMSYDRYIAICKPLHYMTIMNHRVCTLLVFSSWLVSFLIIFPALMLLLNLDYCRSNIIDHFTCDYFPLLQLSCSDTNFLEMMGFSSAVFTLMFTLALIILSYTYIIRTILRIPSTSQRTKAFSTCSSHMIVISISYGSCIFMYIKPSARDRVSLSKGVAVLNTSVAPMLNPFIYSLRNQQVKQAFLDMARKTIFQKETK from the coding sequence ATGAGGAACCATACAGAAAGAATAGAGTTTATCCTCCTGGGACTGTCAGATGACCCACAAGTTCAGGTTGTGATCTTTGTCTTTCTGCTCATCACCTACACGCTCAGCATCACTGGGAACCTGACCATTATCACCCTGACCCTGCTGGATGCCCACCTCCAAACgcccatgtatttcttcctcaGAAATTTCTCCATCTTAGAAGTATCATTCACAACTGTCAGTATACCCAAGTTCCTGGCCACCATCATTACAGGAGATAAAACCATTTCTTTTAATGATTGCATTGctcagttattttttttcattctcttgggaGTCACTGAGTTTTACCTTCTGGCTGCCATGTCCTATGACCGCTACATTGCCATCTGCAAACCCCTGCATTACATGACCATCATGAATCACAGAGTCTGCACACTGCTTGTCTTCTCTTCCTGGCTAGTTTCATTCTTAATCATATTCCCTGCACTCATGTTGCTCTTAAACCTTGATTACTGTAGGTCTAATATTATTGACCATTTTACCTGtgattattttcctttgcttcaaCTGTCTTGTTCAGACACAAACTTCCTCGAAATGATGGGATTTTCCTCTGCTGTGTTTACTCTAATGTTCACTTTAGCATTAATAATTCTGTCCTATACATACATCATCAGAACAATTTTAAGAATTCCTTCTACTAGTCAGAGGACAAAGGCCTTTTCCACATGTTCCTCCCACATGATTGTCATCTCCATCTCTTATGGCAGCTgcatttttatgtatattaaacCCTCAGCACGGGATAGGGTGTCTTTGAGCAAGGGAGTGGCTGTGCTAAACACCTCAGTAgcccccatgctgaaccccttcatTTACAGCCTACGGAATCAGCAAGTCAAGCAAGCCTTCCTGGATATGGCAAGAAAGACTATTTTTCAGAAGGAGACTAAATGA
- the LOC133043380 gene encoding olfactory receptor 6C3-like encodes MRNHTMLTEFVLLGISDNPELQVVIFIFLFLAYVLSVAGNLIIIILTLTDCHLKTPMYYFLRNFSFLEITFTSVSIPRFLGAIITKVKTVSYNNCLAQLFFFIFMGVSEFFLLTAMSYDRYVAICKPLHYTTIMNKKICILLVFSSWLGGFLTIFPLLMLILQLDFCASNIIDHFSCDYFPILQLSCSDTWLLETIGFYFAFVTLLFTLALVILSYICIISTILKIPLATQRKKAFSTCSSHMIVISISYGSCIFMYVKPSAKERASLTKGVAILNTSIAPMLNPFIYTLRNEQVKQAFQNLVHKVIFSKNK; translated from the coding sequence ATGAGAAACCACACAATGCTGACAGAATTCGTCCTCTTGGGCATATCAGACAACCCAGAGCTTCAGGttgtcatttttatctttttatttctggcttatgTATTGAGTGTTGCTGGAAACCTAATCATCATCATCCTCACTTTAACAGACTGCCATCTAAAGACTCCGATGTATTATTTCCTCCGGAATTTCTCCTTCTTAGAGATTACATTCACCAGTGTTTCTATCCCCAGGTTTTTGGGGGCAATCATTACTAAAGTCAAGACTGTTTCGTATAACAATTGCTTGGctcaattatttttcttcatcttcatgGGTGTGTCTGAGTTTTTCCTTCTCACTGCCATGTCTTATGATCGGTATGTTGCCATCTGCAAGCCTCTCCATTACACCACCATCATGAACAAGAAAATCTGCATCTTGCTAGTCTTTAGTTCATGGCTAGGGGGATTTCTTACCATTTTTCCACTACTCATGCTTATCCTTCAGCTAGATTTCTGTGCTTCCAACATAATTGACCACTTCTCTTGTGATTACTTCCCCATTTTGCAACTCTCATGCTCAGATACGTGGCTTTTAGAGACGATTGGCTTTTACTTTGCTTTTGTGACTCTGCTCTTCACATTGGCATTAGTGATTCTATCTTACATATGCATTATTAGCACCATTTTGAAAATACCATTGGCTACTCAGAGGAAAAAGGCTTTCTCCACATGTTCCTCTCACATGATTGTCATTTCCATTTCCTATGGAAGCTGTATATTCATGTATGTCAAGCCTTCAGCGAAAGAAAGAGCTTCATTGACCAAAGGAGTAGCTATTCTCAACACTTCAATTGCCCCCATGTTAAATCCTTTTATTTATACCTTGAGGAACGAGCAAGTAAAACAAGCTTTCCAAAACTTGGTTCATAAAgtgatattttctaaaaataaatga